In Marmota flaviventris isolate mMarFla1 chromosome 5 unlocalized genomic scaffold, mMarFla1.hap1 SUPER_5_unloc_2, whole genome shotgun sequence, one DNA window encodes the following:
- the LOC114078863 gene encoding olfactory receptor 2W3 — MDGTNGSTQSHFILLGFSDRPHLERVLFVVILVAYLLTLVGNSTIILVSWLDSRLHMPMYFFLTHLSFLDLSFTTSSIPQLLHNLSGRDKTISYVGCVVQLFLFLGLGGVECLLLAVMAYDRFVAVCKPLHYMTIMHPQLCLGLVSVAWSCGMANSLVMSPVTLRLPRCGHNKVDHFLCEMPALIRMACVNTVAIEGTVFVLAVGIVLSPLVFILVSYGHIVRAVFRIQSSSGRHRIFNTCGSHLTVVSLFYGNIIYMYMQPGSRSSQDQGKFLTLFYNIVTPLLNPLIYTLRNKEVKGALRRLLLGNRKGGKE; from the coding sequence ATGGATGGGACCAATGGTAGCACCCAGAGCCACTTCATCCTCCTGGGTTTCTCGGACCGCCCCCACCTGGAGAGGGTCCTCTTTGTGGTCATCCTGGTAGCCTACCTGCTGACCCTGGTGGGCAACAGCACCATCATCCTGGTGTCTTGGCTGGACTCCCGGCTCCACatgcccatgtacttcttcctcaccCACCTGTCCTTCCTGGACCTCAGCTTCACCACCAGCTCCATCCCCCAGCTGCTCCACAACCTGAGTGGCCGTGACAAGACCATCAGCTATGTGGGCTGTGTGGTCCAGCTCTTCCTGTTCCTGGGCCTGGGTGGAGTGGAGTGTCTGCTGCTGGCCGTCATGGCCTATGACAGGTTCGTGGCCGTCTGCAAGCCCCTGCACTACATGACTATTATGCATCCACAACTCTGCTTGGGCTTGGTGTCAGTGGCCTGGAGCTGTGGAATGGCCAACTCCTTGGTCATGTCTCCAGTGACCCTACGATTACCCCGCTGTGGGCACAACAAGGTGGACCACTTCCTGTGTGAGATGCCAGCCCTGATCCGCATGGCCTGCGTCAACACAGTGGCCATAGAAGGCACTGTCTTTGTCCTGGCCGTGGGCATCGTGCTGTCTCCCCTGGTCTTCATCTTGGTGTCCTATGGCCACATCGTCAGGGCGGTGTTCAGAATCCAGTCGTCCTCAGGAAGACACAGAATCTTCAAcacctgtggctcccacctcACTGTGGTCTCCCTGTTCTATGGGAACATCATCTACATGTAcatgcagccaggaagcaggtcCTCCCAGGACCAGGGCAAGTTCCTCACCCTCTTCTACAACATCGTCACCCCCCTCCTGAACCCCCTGATCTACACCCTCAGAAACAAGGAGGTGAAGGGGGCACTGAGAAGGCTGCTGCTGGGGAACAGAAAGGGGGGCAAGGAGTGA